A stretch of Cucumis sativus cultivar 9930 chromosome 2, Cucumber_9930_V3, whole genome shotgun sequence DNA encodes these proteins:
- the LOC101216206 gene encoding cyclin-D4-1: protein MAPSFDLAVSSLLCAEENCIFDNNDGDDETVVEEFVMAPYYLRTGRNRNSRRGGGGDGLLFMSDECLIEMVEKEAQHLPVDGYLVKLQNGELDVGARKEAVDWIEKVSAHFSFGPLCTYLAVNYLDRFLSAYDLPKGKAWTMQLLAVACMSLAAKLEETEVPLSLDLQVGGSKFVFEARTIERMELLVLTTLGWRMQAVTPFSFIDHYLHKIHDDKLSIKMSIARSIHLLLNIIQGIDFLEFKPSEIAAAVAISVAGEAQSVDPERAIPLLIQQLQMERVMKCLKLINGMLICGGGSMKDSRVSMSEPRSPSGVLDVTCLSYKSNDTAVGSCANSSHHNSSEATKRRRLNRPCEVEL, encoded by the exons ATGGCTCCTAGTTTTGACCTTGCTGTTTCTAGCCTTTTATGCGCTGAAGAGAATTGCATTTTCGATAATAACGATGGTGATGATGAAACAGTAGTTGAGGAGTTTGTGATGGCTCCTTATTATCTTAGAACTGGTCGGAATCGGAACTCTCGCCGTGGCGGCGGTGGTGATGGGTTGCTGTTTATGAGCGATGAATGTTTGATTGAAATGGTTGAGAAGGAAGCCCAGCACTTGCCTGTTGATGGGTACCTTGTAAAGTTGCAAAATGGCGAGTTGGACGTTGGAGCGAGAAAAGAGGCCGTCGATTGGATTGAAAAG GTGAGTGCTCATTTCAGTTTTGGACCTCTCTGTACATACTTAGCTGTAAACTACTTGGATCGATTCCTATCGGCTTACGATCTACCT AAAGGCAAAGCTTGGACAATGCAGTTGCTTGCTGTGGCATGTATGTCCCTTGCGGCCAAATTGGAGGAGACTGAAGTCCCACTCTCTTTGGATTTACAG GTGGGTGGATCAAAATTTGTGTTCGAAGCAAGAACCATTGAAAGAATGGAGCTTTTAGTCTTGACAACATTAGGGTGGAGAATGCAAGCAGTTACACCTTTCTCGTTTATTGATCATTACCTCCACAAGATTCACGACGACAAACTCTCTATCAAAATGTCGATCGCTCGGTCTATTCATCTGCTCTTGAACATAATACAAG GGATTGATTTCTTGGAATTCAAACCATCTGAAATTGCAGCAGCTGTGGCAATATCAGTAGCTGGGGAAGCTCAATCAGTGGACCCTGAGAGAGCAATTCCTCTTCTCATTCAGCAACTCCAAATG GAAAGAGTTATGAAGTGTCTTAAATTAATCAATGGCATGTTAATCTGTGGTGGTGGGTCAATGAAGGACTCGCGAGTGTCGATGTCGGAGCCCCGGAGTCCGAGCGGGGTGTTGGATGTGACATGTTTAAGCTATAAAAGCAATGATACAGCAGTTGGATCATGTGCAAATTCTTCTCATCATAACAGCTCAGAGGCTACAAAGAGGAGGAGATTGAACAGACCCTGTGAAGTGGAGCTATAG